One Turneriella parva DSM 21527 genomic region harbors:
- the cysS gene encoding cysteine--tRNA ligase encodes MHIQLFNTLSKQKETVSSREVKIYSCGPTVYNYAHIGNFRSYLFADVLNRTLRLAGYQVQHAMNLTDVDDKTIKGAIALSEKEPGKYADLKQALAAYTEPYTEAFFADLKTLNVCKFDFHPRATDYIPAMLDLVDRLIAQGVAYEQDGSVYYRISEKKDYGKLSRIDLEKNKTGTRYNTDEYDKDDVRDFVLWKAEGKEGVHWHSSHGDGRPGWHLECSAMIHEIFKGAIDIHTGGVDLIFPHHENEIAQSESGYGDGFVKHWVHCEHLLVDNKKMSKSAGNFYTLRDLLAQGRRPEVIRYFLLAAHYSQKVNYTADALHQAEAGVEKFYGLLARLDRLQKIDAAADATLAATAKEAREKFMAELADDLNTPRALAVVLEFIRAANTNIDAKNDQLSSADLEVIRQTLTYFDQVLGLIDLMPKAQVGDDLQQLLAERNAARAAKDFKRADALRDQLLAAGYKILDTKSGSHLEKV; translated from the coding sequence ATGCACATCCAGTTATTTAATACACTATCCAAGCAGAAAGAGACTGTCTCTTCGCGAGAAGTAAAGATTTACTCCTGCGGGCCGACGGTTTATAACTATGCACACATCGGTAATTTTCGCAGCTACCTGTTTGCCGACGTTCTGAACCGCACGCTGCGCCTGGCGGGTTACCAGGTTCAGCACGCGATGAACTTAACCGATGTCGACGACAAGACGATTAAAGGTGCAATTGCCCTCTCTGAAAAAGAACCGGGAAAATACGCCGATCTGAAGCAGGCGCTGGCGGCTTACACAGAGCCATACACAGAAGCTTTTTTTGCAGACCTCAAGACCCTCAATGTCTGCAAGTTTGATTTTCATCCGCGGGCGACCGATTATATACCGGCGATGCTCGATCTCGTCGATCGGTTGATTGCGCAAGGTGTCGCATACGAGCAAGACGGCTCGGTGTATTACCGTATCAGCGAGAAAAAAGATTACGGCAAACTTTCGCGCATCGATCTCGAAAAAAACAAGACCGGCACCCGCTACAATACCGACGAATACGACAAAGACGACGTGCGCGACTTTGTGCTCTGGAAAGCCGAGGGCAAAGAGGGGGTGCACTGGCACTCAAGTCACGGTGACGGCAGGCCCGGATGGCACCTGGAATGTTCGGCGATGATTCATGAAATCTTCAAAGGCGCAATCGACATCCACACCGGTGGGGTTGATCTGATTTTTCCGCACCACGAAAATGAAATTGCGCAGAGCGAGTCGGGTTATGGCGATGGATTCGTGAAGCACTGGGTGCACTGCGAGCACCTGTTGGTCGACAACAAGAAGATGTCGAAGTCAGCTGGCAATTTCTACACGCTGCGCGATCTGCTGGCTCAGGGCAGGCGGCCCGAAGTTATTCGCTATTTTTTACTCGCGGCGCATTACAGCCAGAAGGTGAATTATACAGCCGACGCTTTGCATCAGGCAGAAGCCGGGGTTGAGAAATTCTACGGCCTTTTAGCGCGGCTCGACCGGCTGCAAAAGATCGATGCGGCTGCCGATGCGACGCTTGCCGCGACGGCGAAAGAAGCGCGCGAGAAATTTATGGCAGAACTCGCCGACGACCTCAATACTCCCCGGGCGCTTGCAGTGGTGCTTGAATTCATTCGCGCCGCAAATACAAACATCGACGCAAAAAATGACCAGCTTTCGAGTGCAGATCTCGAGGTGATACGGCAGACGCTTACGTATTTTGACCAGGTTCTGGGTCTCATCGACCTGATGCCAAAGGCGCAGGTCGGCGACGACCTGCAGCAACTTCTCGCCGAGCGCAATGCGGCACGCGCGGCAAAAGATTTCAAACGTGCCGACGCACTGCGCGACCAGCTGCTCGCCGCCGGTTACAAGATACTGGATACCAAAAGTGGTTCTCATCTTGAAAAGGTCTAA